The following coding sequences lie in one Mercenaria mercenaria strain notata chromosome 5, MADL_Memer_1, whole genome shotgun sequence genomic window:
- the LOC123559102 gene encoding serine protease inhibitor Cvsi-2-like encodes MKVVLFICAALCVLSIYAEDCPTNNVQQECTHLTCSAGYTLACVNNVCTCNPDQNSYCTTQQDCLSNSNLPTCHRGWHCVDNACRCGGNWGK; translated from the exons ATGAAAGTCGTACTCTTCATCTGTGCAGCACTATGTG TTCTAAGCATCTATGCTGAAGACTGTCCCACCAACAACGTTCAACAGGAGTGTACGCACTTGACGTGTTCAGCTGGCTATACGTTAGCATGTGTAAACAATGTTTGTACTTGCAACC CGGACCAGAATAGTTACTGTACCACCCAACAAGACTGTCTCAGTAATTCAAACCTACCGACCTGCCACAGAGGATGGCATTGTGTCGATAATGCTTGTCGATGTGGTGGAAACTGGGGCAAATAA